gacgcacatttgtgtagctagggctggaaaactatttgatggtctgtatattttggtgaggtggtatatactaacccctcacggtGATGGTGAACTTGCGGTGATAGGACGACACCCTCTTTCGGATGTGGTGGTAGGATAACACCATGGTAGTGCTAGGTAGAACTTGCTATGttgtatgatcatgcatgctttacttcttctcttctgctcgattgttgtttgtgtgctactttgcttgctacttgtgtgctccattgatttgctgcttcaacgcttgctcttgtgcattgctagggcaagtggtatgccgtgttcatcggtaaggctccaggggtttacagttcatgggaagaagccagtgcacaagtggcatcgtatagcaacagcagccatagagggttcaagactaggcagGCAGCAAAACAAGCTTACTCCAAGTGGGTGTGAAAGCACGGAGGCAGCAGTGTTGATAGTAGCAAGGTTGGAGGTGTCAAAGTGGAAGGTGATAAGGTGGATCGTCAGTTTGGGCTGAAGCTAAAGCATTTCATCATCTTCGCTCAGTTCATCGCCATTGTTgtgttgtggcgttggtgtgctaggtgtgatcattgtgggtaagctcaccaattagggtacaaggtaagcacaCCATGTACGCCGTATGCAACCAAACACCTTGTCCATGTGCCGCTTcggccaatgcaggcaaccaaacaaagtgcacttgcgtattacctaatgcagggaccctagatgcaggcaaccaaacaacttgtaGATGGCGTATTAGGGCCTGTTTTTGCTCAACCAGGCTGGGTTGAAAAGTATATGCCATGCAGGAACTGTTCATAATTTAAACCAGACACGCCCCTAGTAGCTCTTTACAAAAGAGATCACTTTTTTCTCTTTCACCACACACGGGTTTTGATTACACTGCCCGGTCCCAAAATAAGTGTGGTTGATTTAGTATACTAATTTAACACAGAGGGGCCGTAAAAATTCCCGCTGCATGATTGGGTGAGTGAAGTCTCTCTGTCCTCCTTCTCACCCACCCCACGCCGACcactcccccctcctcccccttcccttccGGCAAACCCTAGCCTAGCCCCACCGCATCGCCGGCCATGGATgacgacgccggcgagggcgagggcgaggtcgAGATCCGCGACTGGGCGGGGATGCCGTCGGACGCGCTCTTCGCGGTGTTCGGGAGGCTGGACGTGGCCGACATCCTGACGGGCGCCGGGCGGGCGTGCCGCGCGTGGCGCCGCCTCGCCGACGGCGACCCCGCGCTGTGGCGCCGCCTCGACATGACCCACCACGGGGACATCCTCGAGACCGAGGAGGCCGAGGCCATGGCCCGCGCCGCCGTCGACCGCGCCGCCGGCACCCTCCAGTCCTTCTGCGCCGACACCTTCGTCACCGACTCCCTCCTCAGCTACATCTCCGGCAGGTCGCTCGCCACGGCTCCCCCCTTCCTGTTTCACATGCCCATTTCTCTCGTACGATGGGGATTTTTTCCCCCCATTTGTGgattttttttcgcaaaaaaaaacgaaCAGTTCCTGGTAAATTAAAATGGATAGAAGCACTCTTTTAGCTGAAAATAAGTCTGTATTCTTTAGTTGGAAATGGACCTTTCTGCTGTTTGatttgacaagttaaaacaaaaTTTCTTGGTAACCTAACAAAATTGGATGAAGTGGTAAAATGGTACCCAACCGCAGATTGCTTGCAAGTTGAAACAGATCACATGAGTCTCGAGTGCTAGTCTTTGTGTGACTCGATGTGCCTTGCTAAATTCTGTCTACTCGGTAGCTTGGGACATAATGTATGTGGAGCAACCCGGAAAATGTATATAGAGTAGCACACTGAAGGTTTGTTTTCCTGGAGGGAATTGGCCTGTTCCCTCTAATCTCAGCTAAGATCGGGATTTTTGGGACTGAATGGGGGTATCACTGTGCTACTTGGATATAATATAGGGACCGACCAATCCCTAAAACATACAAGGATAGTTGAGTCTCAGCATGGAGACTTTACAGGGGGGGAGGCCATCTGAACTTTTCTGTTGGTTTCCAGCAAATTACTTGCTGTAAAAGGCCTGTAGAAAACCAAATAATCACTTTGACGGTTGAGTGCCATTTTTTTCTGATAAAGATAAAGATGTAGATTAGCTCTGTCCTGATTGAGTGGCTTCTATGTGTTTTCTTCTGCTGGTGTTCGTCTCCTGAAGTAGGCAGTTTCACTGCAAAATTGATGCATGATGGAATTTGGCATTTCTGACAATCCTTCCATCGGTAGCTGCAGACTTCTCTGTTAATCTCCAGTGACTATCTCTGGTTCATGCATCTTCCAGTACCTTTCACTTGTACACAGTTCTCTCGTGCATTTAGATTATCCAGAAACTTGCAACCTTGCAAACTTTCACATTGTTATCCAACAAGCCATCAGAATCTTTCTGAAATAACTCATGTACTTAATGATGAACGTTTCAGTGTGCCTGCACTTTTCATGTAGTTAACTTACACATTGGGTGGGCCCACCACCTGGGTTCAAATCATTATGTACTCGAATTAGTTCATATTTACTACACTGTTGGAGCCTCCTCTACAATATTTCCTCACATACAAAAAAAACTAAGGGCCTTACTGAATGCGCATCCAGTTACCACTGGTACAAATCTGTATTGCATGGTATTAACAATCAAATCAACAACTATGCAGTGAAACGATAAATATGTAACTGTTACTAGCTACTTTCTGTTATGGTATTGCAACTGTTATATCCCCTCACTCAAGCAAAACCCCTAAGCTGTCCATAACTCCATATTCGTGTGACCATCTGTTTGCTTGGTAAGCGTATTGCTAGTCATAGTTGCTATTTTCTTATGGTTGTGTTGATCTTTTGGTGCATTGAAATAAACTGATTCCACTTCCTGACGACCTAACACATGGCGGTATCAAGTCATGTGGCATTTTTGTTTAGAACTGCATGTGACTGGAGTTAGACTTATTTGAAAGTTATGATGAATCTGACAGCATGGAATGTTTTACTTTCACATGGTTATTTCAATCAATTCTGTTGTTCTAGTGTTATTTCTTGTCCTGAGCTTGGAAAGCATGATTGGGTTTGGCGTTAGCTTAAATGTTTGTGTTAGATAAAAACTTGCCATGTCTCAATGCAGGGCACCCTCGCTGAAGAGCCTTCAACTCAGCATGTGTGATGAAGTATCCAACGAGGCGCTGGCAGAGGCAGTCAAGAGCTTTCCTCAGCTTGAGGAGCTGGAGATCACATTCTGCTCCCTGAACAGCAACGTGTGCGAGTCAGTCGGCAGAGCCTGCCCACACCTGAAATCCTTTCGGCTGAACGAGCGCTGGACGATCCTCCAAAGGGGGTTTGCAGCCTTTGAGGGCATGGATGATGACACGGGAGCGCTCGGGATCGCGAGCAGCATGCCCGAGCTCCGAGACCTCCAGCTGATCGGCAACAACCTGACCAACACCGGACTGGCCGCGATCCTCGACCACTGCCCCCGCCTCGAGTCCCTCGACGTGCGCCGCTGCTGCAACCTCCAGATGGATGATGCCTTGAGATCCAAGTGCGCCAGGATCGGGAACCTCAGGCTTCCCCGGGACCCCATCACCGACTTCAAGTACCGGGCTTACCTCGCTATCAGTGATGACTACCCCGGCGGTTCCGACATCGAGGTCGACATGTACGATGATCTGCTGGACGTGGTCACCGACGAGGAGGATGCCGAGTTCGATGACATGGCTGATTATATCGACGGTGTGGGCTCGGACGCTGACATGTATGATGACGTGTTCGACGATGTCTGAAGGAGCTGTGACCAGGACCCGGGTTCTCACGTGCAAGGACGGGAACTTGGTGCTGAAGCAATGTGGTGTCTACTGTGTTGGGATTCTTGAAGGACCGGGTTCACGCACTTTGTTATCGGAGATTGATTCTCGTATTATGTTTGTGCCTCCTGTTTGTTAACTAGTATACTCTCTTGCTGTGTGCCTCCTGTTTGTTAACTAGTATACTCTCTTGCTGTGAACGGGGTTAGTTTCGTCTCTGCGATTGTAATTTATGCTGCACTTGTGATTTGGTCACGCAATAAAATCCTGTAAATTAAGTATTGACGCCAATGTTATGTTGTGTTAGGTTGATGACGCCCTAGTGTTTGCCCAACATATGTAGGTCAATGATACTAGGAAGATGGGAATCTAGACTTGGACAAACAGGAAGAGTCATTGGGTTCTCCAAGATGCAGAGATGCTACAGAACTATGGTTCATTTCTAAGAGACCATGCCATACATATGTAGCTCAGTGTGATGTTTATACATTGTAAATAAGATTCAAACCCTAAATCCTCCCAATAAATCTGGTTGTGCATTCGCTGAAACCGAAACCAGACATCTTTTTCAATTGGCGCAGGCTGCTGATAACTTACCAGTtgctatatgtatatatatatatatggtgtcgGAATAACTCCACCAAATGCCATGCCCATATGTCCGAAGATCTATACCACTTACAAAGACGCTGATGACTCCTTCCTTTTGAAAGACTACGCACTGACCTGACTATATCACAACAGAAGAACACGGGAAAACCATTCCTTCGGGCAACTATGCATTACAGGAACAGCTATGTGCTACGACCTACGGCTAAGTAACCTATCACTGGTTGCTGGGAGTaggcttttcatctaacaggtggCCGAACCAAGAACATCCAGAGGACACGTCAAGGAAAGGCCCGAGTGAAACAAGGCCCTTGAATATACATCATCTCTTGCACAACTATCGACTTTACGGCAGGCAGGATGCCACCATCACTTCCGCCCTGTTGCGATTCTTGGCTTTCCTTTCACCTCAGCTTCCTGTTCAGAATgatgcaagttgagtgccaaaagatAACATAATAACAATATAAAAACAGGAATGGATCTCAAATGATATCGATGATCTCGAAAAatagaagattttttttttgaTGGCGATATCAGCACTCGGAAACTACCTGGGGACTGTGGAGATAGATGGATGTCTTTGCATTTGCAGGATTATGGTTCTCAGCACCACGGCTCCAGTCATAGCAGACCTGCTCTCCAGCAACGATAATTATGGTCGCATTCAGAACTTGGAATTTAGATAACACAATGACCACATAATGCATTTTTAAAATAGCAGTTCAGAAGGAACA
This DNA window, taken from Triticum aestivum cultivar Chinese Spring chromosome 1D, IWGSC CS RefSeq v2.1, whole genome shotgun sequence, encodes the following:
- the LOC123179976 gene encoding putative F-box/LRR-repeat protein 23 gives rise to the protein MDDDAGEGEGEVEIRDWAGMPSDALFAVFGRLDVADILTGAGRACRAWRRLADGDPALWRRLDMTHHGDILETEEAEAMARAAVDRAAGTLQSFCADTFVTDSLLSYISGRAPSLKSLQLSMCDEVSNEALAEAVKSFPQLEELEITFCSLNSNVCESVGRACPHLKSFRLNERWTILQRGFAAFEGMDDDTGALGIASSMPELRDLQLIGNNLTNTGLAAILDHCPRLESLDVRRCCNLQMDDALRSKCARIGNLRLPRDPITDFKYRAYLAISDDYPGGSDIEVDMYDDLLDVVTDEEDAEFDDMADYIDGVGSDADMYDDVFDDV